In Nitratireductor mangrovi, the genomic window ACCGGCGCGCCTTCGCCGCCCGCCTCGACGAGGAAATCGTCGCTGCCGGCGAAACCGGCGGCCACCTCGCGCTGCTTTGCCTCGATCTCGACCGTTTCAAGGAGGTCAACGACCTCTTCGGCCACGCCGCCGGCGACAAGATGCTCAAGAACGTGGCGCGTTGCATTTCCGGCATCCTCGAGGACGGCCAGATGCTGGCCCGCCTCGGCGGCGACGAATTCGCCATCATCGCGCCGCGCCTCACGCGCCCCGAAGACGCCTCGCGTATCGCCGAGGCGATCCTGCGCGCCTTCCGCGAGGAGAACGAAAACGCCACCGCCGAAGGCCTTATGTCGACCAGCATCGGCATCGCCCTCTGCCCGGATAACGCCAGCGATCGCGAGATGCTCTTGAGCAATGCCGACGCCGCGCTCTACCGCGCCAAGTCGGAAGGCCGCGACACATGGCGCTTCTACGAGGAGACGATGGGCCTGGAGGCGCGTTCGCGCCGCCTGATGGAGCACGAGTTGCGCCATGCCGTCGCCCGCAATGAATTTGCGCTCGTCTACCAGCCGCAGAAGAAGCTCGATACCGGCGAGACCATCGGCTACGAGGCACTGCTGCGCTGGAGCCACCCCGAACGCGGCAATGTCTCGCCGGCCGTCTTCGTGCCGATCGCCGAGGAAAGCGGCATCATCGTGCCGATCGGCGAATGGGTGCTGCGCACCGCGGCACGCGAGGCTGCCGCCTGGGACCAGCCGCTGACGATCGCCGTCAACGTCTCGCCGGTGCAGTTGCACAGTCCCAACTTCGTCCAGACCGTGCACCAGGTCCTGCTCGAGACCGGGCTGTCGCCGCATCGCCTCGAACTCGAGATCACCGAGACCGCGCTGGTGCGCGACATGACGCGCGCGCTGACCACGCTCAGGCAGTTGAAGGCGCTCGGCATTCACATCGCCATGGACGATTTCGGCACCGGCTACTCCTCGCTGTCGAACCTGCGCGCCTTCCCCTTCGACAAGATCAAGATCGACGGCTCCTTCATCAAGCAGGTCGACACGAATGAGCAGGCCGCCACCATCGTCAAGGCGGTGCTCGGCATCGGCCGCGGCCTCGGCCTGCCGGTGCTGGCCGAGGGCGTGGAGACGTCGGAGGAGCTGAAATTCCTCGCCGGCGAGTTCTGCCAGATCGGCCAGGGTTACCTGCTCGGACGGCCCGGGCCTATCCCCTCCATCAACGCCGAGGATATCGTCGAAGCGGAAGTGCGGCCGCTGCGCAGGACCTCCGCCGCCTGAGGCTGCATCCACGGCGGACCTCTTTGACCCGCCGAAGGCCTGCCACGGCGCCGTTGCGCGGACGCTGCGCTCGTCGTATCGTGGGCATCGCAAGATGTTGTTCGGCTAATCAAATCTGCCGCAGAAACGACGCCCCGAGACGGAGCCGCCAGCGCTGAATCGCACCTGCAACACACGTCGAACGGAGCGCTTCCGGCGGACGGGTAGGTCATGAGCGGTTCACTGGTGCTTCTTCATCTGGCTGGTGCCGTCGCGTTGCTCTTGTGGGCCACGCGCATGGTGCGCACCGGCGTCGAGCGGGCCTACGGAAACGTCCTGCGCCAGCGTCTGCGCGTCACCTTGCGTAACCCGTTGCTTGCCGTTGTCGCGGGCGCCGCGCTTGCCGTCGCCCTGCAAAGCGCCACCGCCGTCAGCCTGCTGGTCGGGTCGTTCGCCGGCGCCGGCATCGTGTCCGCGCAGGCTGGGCTGATCGCCGTCCTCGGCGCCGATATCGGCTCCGCCATCGTCGTCAGGCTGCTCTCCTTCGACCTTGCTTTGCTGGTGCCGCTCTGCCTTGTCGCCGGTACCGTGATGTTCATGGCCACCCAGGCGCGCAACTGGCGCCAGTTCGGCCGCATCCTGATCGGCATCGGTCTCCTGATCTTGTCGCTGCGCATGATCGGCGAGGCGTCCGAGCCTCTGCGCGACAGCCGGCTTCTGCCCGTGATCGTCCGCTACCTTGCCGCCGATCCCGTCACCGCCTTTGTCGTAGCCGCGTTTGTGACCTGGCTGTTCCACTCCAGCGTCGCGGCGATCCTGCTTGTGGTCGCCCTCGCCGCGCGCGGCCTCATCCCGGCGGAGCTGGGGCTGGTCTTCGTGCTCGGCGCCAATCTTGGCGGCGGCGTCATCGCGGCCGTGCTGTCGCGCGCCATGCCCCCGGCATCGCGGGGCGTGCCGCTTGCAAACCTGATCGTGCGCGGCACGGGCGCCATGCTGGCGCTGCTCGCGATCATTCTTGTCGGCGCGCCGATCGAGCGCCTCGGCGACAGCGCGCCGCAGCAACTCATCCACGCTCACCTCCTGTTCAACCTTCTGCTTGCCATTTGCGCCATTCCGCTCACAGGTCCGGTCATGCGGCTCGCCGAGGCGTTCCTTTCGGCGAGCGCAACCAGGCCCGCCGATCTGCTGGCCGCCACGGAGGTGAGCGCCCTCAATCCCAGGGCGCTCGACAAACCGGCCCAGGCGCTCGCCAATGCCACCCGCGAGGTGGTGCGCATTTGTGAGACCATAGAGGTCATGCTGCAGCGGATCATCGAGCTTTATGCCCGGGCCGACAAGGAGGGCATCGACGCCCTCGCCGCGCTCGATGACAGGGTCGACAGGCGCCATGCGGCCATCAAGCTCTACCTAGCGAAGGTCACGGTCCATCCGCTTACCGAGGATGAGGCCCTGCGCTGCCAGGAACTGATCGGGGCCTGCGTCAAGCTGGAACAGGTGGGCGACATCATCGTGCGCAACATGCTTGTGCATGTGAGCCGCAAGATGGAGCGTGGCCTGGAATTCACCGAGGAAGGCTGGCGCGACATCACCGGCTTCCATGCTTCGGTGGCGGCGAACGCGCGGCTCGCCTTCAACGTGCTGGTCTCCCGCGACAGCGATACCGCGCGCCAGCTGGTGCGGGAAAAGGACCTGCTGCGCGACAGGGAAAAGGACTCCAACCGCGGCCATTTCGAGAGACTGCGCGAAGGCACGGTCAAGAGCCTCGAGACAAGCTCGATCCATCTCGACACGATCCGCGACCTCAAGCAGATCAATTCGCTGCTTGCCTCGATCGCCTATCCGGTGCTCGAGGAGCAGGGCATGCTGCGCGAGACGCGCCTCAAGGCTGATTCGGCCCGCTAGGACATTTCCGGGAACCGGTGCAGCCCGAACACCGGTCAGGCCACACACACATATATACGCGCGCAAACCCTGCGCCGATCGGCCGGCCTCACGTCATTTCGCCGGCGGCCATACGCGCAGAAAATCCTTCGCCGGGCCGCAGCCCGGCTGGAATGCACGACCTTTCGCCCGGCCTGGCAAAGCCGGATAAGGAGCGACCGTCGTTCATGTCCGGGGAAGCTTCGTGGAAACGCACGCTCGCAGTGTCGCCAAGGCCATCTCGTGGCGCATCACCGGCACGCTCGATACCATGCTGATCTCGCTGGTCATCACCCAGAGCTTCAAGCTCGCCGCGGCCATCGGCTTCACCGAGGTGGTCACCAAGTCGCTGCTTTATTATCTGCACGAACGCGCCTGGCTGAAGATCCCGTTCGGCCGCCACCTGGCGCAGCCCGCCACGCTGCGCCGGCGCTGAACCCCCGGGCCGCGACCGTGGCCCGGGCCCGTTGGCCCGCCCTTGCGGAGGCCAGCGAGCCTCAGGCAAGCGATACGGCCGTGAGCGCAAGCCACCGGCGCACCAGCGCCGAGGCCGCGACTGCGGTCCGGGCCCGATGGCCCGCCCCCGCGGAGGCCAGCGAGCCTCAGGCGAGCGATACGGCCGTGAGCGAAAGCCACCGGCGCACCAGCGCCGAGGCCGCGACTGCGGCCCGGGCCCGTTGGCCCGCCCCCGCGGAGGCCGCGAGCAAAGCGAGCTTGGCCGTGAGCGAAAACGAACGGCGCGAGAAAACCCGTGAGCGAGAAAAAACCTCTACCGCAGCATGCCGCGCACGATGCCGCTCGCCTGGCCGAAATCCATCTTGCCGGGGTATTTTTCCTTGAGCGCGTTCATGCACTTGCCCATGTCGCGCAGCCCGTCGGCGCCGACATCGGAAATCACCTGCTGGCAGGCGCGCTTGACGGCTTCCTCCTCCAGCGGCTGCGGAAGGAAGCCCTTGATGACGACGATTTCCTCTCGCTCCTGCTCGGCGAGTTCGAGCCGCCCGGCTTCCTCGTAGACGCGCGCCGATTCGACGCGCTGCTTGATCATCTTCGCCAGCACGGCGAGGATGTCCTCGTCGCTCACCGGATCCTTGCCGGCGCCGCGGTTGGCGACGTCGCGGTCCTTGATTGCCGCCTGGATCAGGCGGATCGTCGACAGCCGGCGTTTGTCCTGCGATTTCAGCGCCTGTTTCAGCGCTTCCGCGATTTTCTCGCGCATCGGATCATTCTCCATTCGCGGCCATGCACAATAGCGCCCGGACCGCGCCGAGGCAAACCGTTTGTATCAGTGCAAACCGTTGTTTTCGCTGACTAAAACTTTTGCCCTAAGGTCAATCTTCCGCAATTGACCGGCATCGGCGCTTGCCTTATTGTCCGCGCCTTGCATGGACATTCCACTACGCACGGGACGGGACGCTTGCCCTTGTCGCGTGCGTTTCGTCGCGCCATATGGCCCCGCGCGGGCCGGCTTTCAAGATGGCGTCGGCCGGCCTGACGGAGATTTGAGATGGCTTCAGCGAACGCGCCCTGGACGGCGGTCAAACCCACCGCCCTGCTTGTCCTTGCCGACGGCACCGAGATCGAAGGCCGCGGCCTGGGTGCGGAAGGCAGCGCCGTCGGCGAGGTCTGCTTCAACACCGCGCTCACCGGCTATCAGGAGATCCTCACCGATCCCTCCTATGCCGGCCAGATCGTCACCTTCACCTTCCCGCATATCGGCAATGTCGGCGCCAATGACGAGGACATCGAGGACCTGACCCCGGCCGCGCGCGCCGGCGCCGTCGGCGCCGTCTTCCGCTCCGACATCACCGAGCCCTCCAACTACCGCTCCGCCGGCCATCTCGACGCCTGGCTCAAGCGCCGCGGCATCGTCGCCATCGGCGGCATCGACACCCGCGCCTTGACCGCGCTGATTCGCGAAAAGGGCATGCCCAATGCCGTTGTCGCGCACGCCGCCGACGGCGTCTTCGACCGCGTTGAGCTGCGCCGCCGCGCGGCGGAATGGTCCGGCCTCGTCGGTCTCGATTTGGCCAGGGAGGTCACCTCCGGCCAGAGCTCGACCTGGACCGAGACGCCCTGGGTCTGGGACGAGGGTTTCGGCGCCCAGCAGGACCCGAAGATGCACATCGTCGCCATCGACTACGGCGTCAAGCGCAACATCCTGCGGCTGCTCGCCGGCCTCGGCGCCGAGGTCACCGTCGTGCCGGCCACCACCACCGCCGAGGACGTGCTCGCCATGCACCCCGACGGCATCTTCCTGTCCAACGGCCCCGGCGACCCGGCCGCCACCGGCGAATACGCCGTGCCGGTGATTCGCGAACTGCTCGACAGCGGCATCCCAACCTTCGGCATCTGCCTCGGCCACCAGATGCTGGCGCTGGCGCTCGGCGCCCGCACCGTCAAGATGCATCAGGGCCATCATGGCGCCAACCACCCGGTCAAGGACCACACCACCGGCAAGGTCGAGATCGTGTCGATGAACCACGGCTTCGCGGTCGATTCGGCCTCGCTCCCCGACACGGTGGAGGAAACCCACGTGTCGCTGTTCGACGGCTCCAATTGCGGCATCGCGCTCAAGGGCCGGCCGGTGTTTTCGGTCCAGCAGCATCCCGAGGCCTCGCCCGGCCCGCAGGATTCGCACTACCTCTTCCGCCGCTTCATCAACCTCGTTCGCGAGCGCAAGGGCGAGCCCGCACTCGCCGAGCGCTAGGGCAATTCCAGGAAAAGCTGAAACCGACTTTCCGTCCGGAATTGCGCAGAAACAAGCGGCGTTCGACGCTTCTGTGAAGCGATGAACGGCTCTAGGCCCAGGCTGGCAATCCCTCAGCGCGATCGCACCTCGACGGGAAACACCATGACCGCGGTGAGCGGGCTTTTCTGGTCTGGCCTCAGATAGTTGCGCACGCCGGATACCGCACTCGTCGCGAATATCCTCTGGCCCTTCGCCACCATCTCGCTTGCCGGTGCCGTGGCGCCGGGGCCGGCACCCGCGCCGAAGCCGCCCAGCCGCACGATGCCCTGGCGCGGCAGCAGGCGCCCGAGGCTGGCCGGGTGCAGCAGCGCCCGTGCCGTCAGCATCTCGCTGGCGCCGGTGAACTCCTCGAGCGGCACGAAGGCGCTCCCCGGGACCTGTTCCCTGGCCACCAGTACCACGCGTTCGAGGCCCACTGGGTCGTCGCCGAAGCGCGCGATCCGCATCCTTTCGCGCCCCCTGGCGTCAAGCCACTCGGTCGTCAGGAAGGAGGTCGTCCCGGCCGCGTCCAGGTACAGGAAGTTGAACTCCAGCGGCCGCTCGAAATTGCTCGCAATCTCCACGGCGAAAATCTCGTCCGGATAGACGATCGGGATGGCACCGGCGGTTATCGGCTCGATCCTGCCGTCACGTTCGATCTGCACCTTAACCTCGAAGGCGCCGGGCGCCAGCATCGGAGCCGCCGGCGCGGTGTCGAGGCCGACCGTGCGCGCGCCGAACAGCATGAAGGAGGCCCAGATCGTCGGGTCGGGCCAGCGCAGGCGGGCCTCGTCCTGGGTGCGTCGCAACGCCTCGGCGGGCGGAAGGCGCGAGATGTGCTCGGCAAACCGCGCCATGATCCAGGACGTCGCCTCGTCGTCGACGTTCCACAGGCTGGCGACGACGCTGCTGGCGCCTGCCACGATGAAGGCGCGGGCGAGCCCGATGACGCCTGCCTGCAGCGGGCTGCCCAGCCCGGTCTGGCAGGCGCTGAGCACCACGAGAGGCGCCTTCGTCAGCGGCAGCGCCTGGATTTCGCGCGCGGTCAGCCGCCCGTCGGAAAGCGCCAGGAAGCTGCCGTCCATCGGGTCCGAGGCGCTGCTCATGCCGTGCGCGGCGATGTGGATATATTCCGCGTCGACGAGCCGCTGCTTCAGCGTCGCGACGGTGACGTCGCCGCCCACCAGCGGCAGCGTGCGGAAATGCTCGGCAACGGCGCGCGCCTCGTCGGCCGCGCCGGGCAGGCGCGGAAATATCCAGGTCGGGTCGCCGGTGGCGTCCGGATCGCCGGCAATGGCTTGCGGCGCGATCGGCGCCGGCTCCGCCGCGCCGGCGGCCGGATGCATGCCGAAGATGTTGCCGTCGACGATCGACTTCATCGACTCCTCGATGGTCACCATGGTCGAGGCCACGATCGGCGTTCCGTCGCCATTCGGGTCGAGGGCACCGAAGGGTACGGTGCCGATGTTGAGGGCCGGCAGGATCGTCAGGCTGGACAGCGTTTCGACCTCGCTCGCGAACTCCGCGAAGAGAGCCCTCGACATCGCCTCCAGCCGCGGTTCCAGCGCATCGTCGGCATCAGTCGGCAGGAGCCGCAACGGCGCGACACTGCGGGTCTCGCCACCTCCTGCCCGCGGACGCGGGCTGCGCGCAGGGTTGGCGCTGCGCAGCGTCAGCACAGCCAGCGTTTCCTCGATCATTCGCGAAAGCGCTTCGGGGCTTTCGACAGGAAGCCTGAAGACGGCGTCGGGCTGGATGGTGGGCACCCCACGCGCCGCGTCGGCCTCCATCCGGCCGCGCTCCCAGAAGTAGCCGCAGATGGCCTCGCCGTCGGTATGGTAGAAGATCAGCCCGTTGCGCTCTTGCGCCCCCGGCATCGTGGGATAGCGCAGATAGGCGAGAATGGCCCCGCGCGCGTCGTTCGGTATCAGTTCCCAGTCGCCGATCGGCGAGCCACGCGTGAGGCGCAGGTCGACATATTGCGCCCCGGACAGGCGCGCCGCCTCGTCAAAGCTGCGGCACTCGGCCGCCGCTGATGCGGCGACCGTCGAAATGGCGGCCAGGATCGCCATCCCCAGCGCGCTAGATGCGTTTCGCAGTGATCGTTTCAGCCTGTCTGCCCTCGCCTTCCCCTGCCCGGCAGTTTGCCGCGCAGGTCGCGAAAGACAAGGCCTTTCCGTCGCCGGGCTGCTACGAAGCGATCCTCAGCCGCACCACGCGGTCGCGGATCTTCCCGAACACCTCGTCGAGCTGCGAGCGCGACGGCGCGTCGAAGAAATGCGCCGAACTTGACGCGCAGTCCTTCAGCATCATGCCCGTCTTCACGTCGGGCTCTTCGAGCCGGATCGTATAGACGATCATGTTCTGCGCCTTGGCGTTGTCGCAGGCCTTCATGGTCTTTGCGTTCATCAGCTTGTTGGTGTCGGAAGACGACCCCGCCGATATCCCGATGCGACCGTCGACCAGGTAGCCATGGCTCGAATAGGACGAGCCGAGCTTGTGGCTCTTGTTGCCGAACACGTTGGAGCCGTCGGTCAGCACGATCATGATCTTCTCGACGCCGATCTCCTTGCGGTCGCGGCCTTCGGTGAACGGCTCGTGCGGCGACAGCACGCGCATGCCCCAGGCGACGCCCTCCATGATGTTGGTGGTGCCGTTGGCCTCGAGCGACTTCACCTTCTTCTTGATCGCGCCGAAGTCGTTGTTGAGCGGCATGATCGGCTGCGTCACGCAGTCCTTGTTGGGGCCCTTGCCGCCCGACATTTTGGTCGCGGGCTTCAGCCACTCCAGGGCGGGATTCACCGGATCGAGGACTTCGGTGACGCCGTATTTCAGGAGCTTCTTGGCCTGGCCAGGTGCGGAATTGTCCAGCGGATCGGCGTCCGACTTGATGTAGGAGTTCGAGAAACCGTCTTCCTCCGGTTCGTCGATCGAAAACGCCGGCACGAAAAGGCTCGCCTTGTCGCTCTTGGTCGGCTCCGTGTCCTCGACGTCATGCGCAGCCTTGCCGTCGGCGTAGCGTGTTTCCACGCAGCCGGCCCATCTCTCGCCCAGGTGCTGGAACAGTTCGAAACGGCTCAGGTTCTTCTTGAGTTCGACCTGCGGAAAATCGGCCTTGCCCTTGAGGTCCAGCCATTCGGCGCCGGTCTTGTTCATGATCTTGCCGTTCTTCTTGAAGTCCGGCCCGAAATGCGGTCCGACATTGACGAAATTGGCGAAGGGAACGACCGCGAATTTCAGCTTGTCCTTGCCCTTGACCTGCGCCGACATGGTGTCGATCAGGCCGATGACGGCATCCTTCATGGCGGCCAGCTTGCCGCCGGCCATCGAGCCGGTCGTGTCGAGCACCAGCGCGATCTCGTAATTGGTATAGGCAAGGTCTGCGGCCGAGGCCGCCGAAACTTCCCAGTCCTCATAGCCGAGCAGCTTGCCGAATGTCAGCCCGGCGCGGGCATCGGCCGCCACTTCGACGCGCGGGCCCTTGCGCGCGATCTTGATGTTGGCATAGCGCGGGTCGAAATTCGCCTCCAGGAACCGCTGCGCGATCCTGTGCGCTTCGGCGTCCGACAGCCCTTCGCCCTCGCGTGCGATCGCCAGCGCGGCGGTGTCCATCGCCTGCTGCAATTGCGCCTGGCGCGAACTGATCGCGGCAAGATCGACAGCCATGCCGCCGGCAAGCGCCACCGGCACCGTGACCAGCGCCATCAGCATCGCGTAATTGCCGCGTTCGTCGCGGCGAAACCGCTGCAGGAAAGATCGGAACATGCCATAACCCCCATAGCAACTGATCGGCGCATTCTAGGCCTGTCGGTTTAAGGGGGCGCTAAGGCAAATGCTTAGCGCCCGCCTAACGGGGAAATGACAATTTCATCATTTTGCCGGGCCGCGTCCTCGTCAAACACATTGCGCGGCCGGCCGGCTCAGCCGAGATAGATTGCCTTCGCCTCGACCGAGGCCGCGGAAGCGGCCGTCTCGATGACGGCCAGCACGTCTGAGTCGCTGGCCTGCTGCACCTCGATCGTGGCGCCCTGGTCCACGAAATTGTAGGAGGACGAGGTGCCCTCGAGGACGAGGAAGTCCCCGGTCGTCGTCGAGGTGCTGAAATCCTTGATC contains:
- a CDS encoding pilus assembly protein TadG-related protein → MFRSFLQRFRRDERGNYAMLMALVTVPVALAGGMAVDLAAISSRQAQLQQAMDTAALAIAREGEGLSDAEAHRIAQRFLEANFDPRYANIKIARKGPRVEVAADARAGLTFGKLLGYEDWEVSAASAADLAYTNYEIALVLDTTGSMAGGKLAAMKDAVIGLIDTMSAQVKGKDKLKFAVVPFANFVNVGPHFGPDFKKNGKIMNKTGAEWLDLKGKADFPQVELKKNLSRFELFQHLGERWAGCVETRYADGKAAHDVEDTEPTKSDKASLFVPAFSIDEPEEDGFSNSYIKSDADPLDNSAPGQAKKLLKYGVTEVLDPVNPALEWLKPATKMSGGKGPNKDCVTQPIMPLNNDFGAIKKKVKSLEANGTTNIMEGVAWGMRVLSPHEPFTEGRDRKEIGVEKIMIVLTDGSNVFGNKSHKLGSSYSSHGYLVDGRIGISAGSSSDTNKLMNAKTMKACDNAKAQNMIVYTIRLEEPDVKTGMMLKDCASSSAHFFDAPSRSQLDEVFGKIRDRVVRLRIAS
- a CDS encoding DUF2061 domain-containing protein gives rise to the protein METHARSVAKAISWRITGTLDTMLISLVITQSFKLAAAIGFTEVVTKSLLYYLHERAWLKIPFGRHLAQPATLRRR
- a CDS encoding GatB/YqeY domain-containing protein, whose translation is MREKIAEALKQALKSQDKRRLSTIRLIQAAIKDRDVANRGAGKDPVSDEDILAVLAKMIKQRVESARVYEEAGRLELAEQEREEIVVIKGFLPQPLEEEAVKRACQQVISDVGADGLRDMGKCMNALKEKYPGKMDFGQASGIVRGMLR
- a CDS encoding Na/Pi cotransporter family protein, whose protein sequence is MSGSLVLLHLAGAVALLLWATRMVRTGVERAYGNVLRQRLRVTLRNPLLAVVAGAALAVALQSATAVSLLVGSFAGAGIVSAQAGLIAVLGADIGSAIVVRLLSFDLALLVPLCLVAGTVMFMATQARNWRQFGRILIGIGLLILSLRMIGEASEPLRDSRLLPVIVRYLAADPVTAFVVAAFVTWLFHSSVAAILLVVALAARGLIPAELGLVFVLGANLGGGVIAAVLSRAMPPASRGVPLANLIVRGTGAMLALLAIILVGAPIERLGDSAPQQLIHAHLLFNLLLAICAIPLTGPVMRLAEAFLSASATRPADLLAATEVSALNPRALDKPAQALANATREVVRICETIEVMLQRIIELYARADKEGIDALAALDDRVDRRHAAIKLYLAKVTVHPLTEDEALRCQELIGACVKLEQVGDIIVRNMLVHVSRKMERGLEFTEEGWRDITGFHASVAANARLAFNVLVSRDSDTARQLVREKDLLRDREKDSNRGHFERLREGTVKSLETSSIHLDTIRDLKQINSLLASIAYPVLEEQGMLRETRLKADSAR
- a CDS encoding CHAT domain-containing protein — encoded protein: MAILAAISTVAASAAAECRSFDEAARLSGAQYVDLRLTRGSPIGDWELIPNDARGAILAYLRYPTMPGAQERNGLIFYHTDGEAICGYFWERGRMEADAARGVPTIQPDAVFRLPVESPEALSRMIEETLAVLTLRSANPARSPRPRAGGGETRSVAPLRLLPTDADDALEPRLEAMSRALFAEFASEVETLSSLTILPALNIGTVPFGALDPNGDGTPIVASTMVTIEESMKSIVDGNIFGMHPAAGAAEPAPIAPQAIAGDPDATGDPTWIFPRLPGAADEARAVAEHFRTLPLVGGDVTVATLKQRLVDAEYIHIAAHGMSSASDPMDGSFLALSDGRLTAREIQALPLTKAPLVVLSACQTGLGSPLQAGVIGLARAFIVAGASSVVASLWNVDDEATSWIMARFAEHISRLPPAEALRRTQDEARLRWPDPTIWASFMLFGARTVGLDTAPAAPMLAPGAFEVKVQIERDGRIEPITAGAIPIVYPDEIFAVEIASNFERPLEFNFLYLDAAGTTSFLTTEWLDARGRERMRIARFGDDPVGLERVVLVAREQVPGSAFVPLEEFTGASEMLTARALLHPASLGRLLPRQGIVRLGGFGAGAGPGATAPASEMVAKGQRIFATSAVSGVRNYLRPDQKSPLTAVMVFPVEVRSR
- a CDS encoding sensor domain-containing diguanylate cyclase; protein product: MLTVYNCIVNEHDLRLVVLAGLICLIASLTAVNLLHHVRKAAGHMRMVWTAVSATAIGSGVWATHFIAMLAFEPGVPNGYDLPLTLASLVLAIIITGVGIFAATARRSVENHLVGGALIGGGIAAMHFIGMAAFEVQGVISWHQLLVAASLVLGVGLGALAVFLSLRSETILSRTVGALVMTVAICSLHFTGMAAATIQPDAAVAVPASAIPGPLLATAVAAASFIILMLVCAALWVDIRDFRRAQEEAGRMNSLVDAAIEGLLICKGPQLVTANASFLALTDWSPGILRGRYLGDLFPDDDVCNSLLDGSQEIFESELVINDGNSIPVELLSRPVDYDGAPHLVVAVRDIRERKEAEADIRRLALHDALTGLPNRRAFAARLDEEIVAAGETGGHLALLCLDLDRFKEVNDLFGHAAGDKMLKNVARCISGILEDGQMLARLGGDEFAIIAPRLTRPEDASRIAEAILRAFREENENATAEGLMSTSIGIALCPDNASDREMLLSNADAALYRAKSEGRDTWRFYEETMGLEARSRRLMEHELRHAVARNEFALVYQPQKKLDTGETIGYEALLRWSHPERGNVSPAVFVPIAEESGIIVPIGEWVLRTAAREAAAWDQPLTIAVNVSPVQLHSPNFVQTVHQVLLETGLSPHRLELEITETALVRDMTRALTTLRQLKALGIHIAMDDFGTGYSSLSNLRAFPFDKIKIDGSFIKQVDTNEQAATIVKAVLGIGRGLGLPVLAEGVETSEELKFLAGEFCQIGQGYLLGRPGPIPSINAEDIVEAEVRPLRRTSAA
- the carA gene encoding glutamine-hydrolyzing carbamoyl-phosphate synthase small subunit — protein: MASANAPWTAVKPTALLVLADGTEIEGRGLGAEGSAVGEVCFNTALTGYQEILTDPSYAGQIVTFTFPHIGNVGANDEDIEDLTPAARAGAVGAVFRSDITEPSNYRSAGHLDAWLKRRGIVAIGGIDTRALTALIREKGMPNAVVAHAADGVFDRVELRRRAAEWSGLVGLDLAREVTSGQSSTWTETPWVWDEGFGAQQDPKMHIVAIDYGVKRNILRLLAGLGAEVTVVPATTTAEDVLAMHPDGIFLSNGPGDPAATGEYAVPVIRELLDSGIPTFGICLGHQMLALALGARTVKMHQGHHGANHPVKDHTTGKVEIVSMNHGFAVDSASLPDTVEETHVSLFDGSNCGIALKGRPVFSVQQHPEASPGPQDSHYLFRRFINLVRERKGEPALAER